The following are encoded in a window of Prevotella melaninogenica genomic DNA:
- a CDS encoding sigma-70 family RNA polymerase sigma factor, which produces MKNLNEMTDEQLALSYIEGSNDAFDLLLSRNQSKLFSYILFVVRDRDAADDLFQETFVKIITKLQQGRYSPTGKFSAWIMRIAHNVIMDWYRAQRADKVIDAPKDNDLSNVGGDDTVIDNIECQFINSQTLSDVKRMMNLLPATQREVVFMRFYQEMSFKEIAETTGVSINTSLGRMRYAIFNLRRMVREHKVSLQLT; this is translated from the coding sequence ATGAAGAATCTGAATGAGATGACCGACGAACAGTTGGCATTGTCATACATTGAAGGAAGCAACGATGCTTTCGATTTGTTGCTATCGCGCAATCAATCGAAACTTTTTTCGTATATTCTATTCGTTGTGCGTGATAGGGATGCTGCTGATGACTTGTTTCAAGAAACCTTTGTAAAGATTATCACGAAGTTGCAACAGGGAAGATACTCACCAACAGGTAAGTTCTCTGCATGGATTATGCGTATCGCTCATAATGTGATTATGGACTGGTATCGTGCGCAACGTGCAGATAAGGTGATTGATGCTCCAAAGGATAATGATCTATCCAATGTCGGTGGTGATGATACTGTTATTGATAACATTGAGTGTCAATTCATTAACAGTCAGACACTCTCAGATGTAAAACGAATGATGAACCTTCTTCCTGCGACACAGCGTGAAGTGGTATTTATGCGTTTTTACCAAGAGATGTCTTTTAAAGAGATTGCTGAGACGACGGGTGTCAGCATTAATACCAGCCTTGGTCGTATGCGTTACGCCATATTCAACTTGCGGAGAATGGTTCGTGAACACAAAGTAAGTTTGCAATTAACATAA
- a CDS encoding DUF6359 domain-containing protein, translated as MKIYKLFFLLFAAVLLFSCGKTILPSDDNNEDETEKHSPSHSPNEAKIYTVSEFIKGDFGNNGVWVHGYIVGACKRSIKQAEWEAPFTYDSAILLADNPEETEPENVISIQMVNKQMKEEIGLAANPQNYGKHIAFFGIKQKYLGVPGMKKHILASEWLDE; from the coding sequence ATGAAGATATACAAACTTTTTTTCTTACTTTTCGCAGCTGTACTATTGTTTAGTTGTGGTAAAACAATTCTACCATCAGATGATAATAATGAAGACGAAACAGAAAAGCATTCTCCTTCTCACTCACCTAATGAAGCAAAGATCTATACTGTTTCGGAATTTATCAAAGGAGACTTTGGGAATAATGGAGTTTGGGTACATGGTTATATTGTTGGTGCTTGCAAACGAAGCATCAAGCAGGCAGAATGGGAAGCACCTTTCACGTATGACTCTGCAATCCTATTAGCTGATAACCCAGAAGAGACTGAGCCTGAGAATGTTATTTCTATTCAAATGGTCAACAAACAAATGAAAGAAGAAATAGGCTTAGCAGCCAATCCGCAAAACTATGGTAAACATATAGCCTTCTTCGGAATTAAACAAAAGTACTTGGGAGTACCAGGAATGAAAAAGCATATCCTGGCAAGTGAATGGTTGGACGAATGA
- a CDS encoding peptide chain release factor 3: MNEIERRRTFAIISHPDAGKTTLTEKFLLFGGQIQVAGAVKSNKIRKTATSDWMDIEKQRGISVSTSVMEFDYKDYKVNILDTPGHQDFAEDTYRTLTAVDSAIIVVDSAKGVEAQTRKLMEVCRMRNTPVIIFINKMDREGRDPFEVLDELEEELKISVRPLSWPIGQGQRFKGVYNIYEQQLNLFTPNKQRVTEKIEVDIDSNDLDEQVGADFAEQLRNDLELVNGVYPDFDVEAYRRAEVAPVFFGSALNNFGVQELLDCFVEIAPSPRPTKAEERMVEPSEPKFTGFIFKITANIDPNHRSCIAFCKVCSGKFQRNQPYLHIRNGKTMRFSSPTQFMAQRKSTVEEAYPGDIVGLPDSGGVFKIGDTLTEGENIHFRGLPSFSPELFKYIENDDPMKSKQFQKGIEQLMNEGVAQSFVNQFNNRRIVGTVGQLQFEVIQYRLEHEYNAKCRWEPVHLYKACWIEADDEKELENFKKRKYQYMAKDIEGRDVFLADSGYVLSMAQQDFENIRFHFTSEF; encoded by the coding sequence ATGAATGAAATAGAACGCAGGCGAACGTTCGCCATAATCTCTCACCCAGATGCTGGTAAGACTACTTTGACAGAGAAATTCCTTCTCTTCGGTGGTCAGATTCAGGTTGCTGGTGCGGTGAAGAGCAACAAGATACGTAAGACAGCTACATCCGACTGGATGGATATTGAGAAGCAGCGTGGTATCTCTGTATCAACTTCTGTGATGGAGTTTGACTATAAAGATTATAAGGTAAATATCCTTGATACTCCTGGTCACCAAGACTTTGCAGAAGATACTTATCGCACACTGACGGCCGTTGACTCTGCTATCATCGTTGTTGACTCTGCCAAGGGTGTGGAAGCTCAGACGCGTAAGTTGATGGAGGTGTGTCGTATGCGCAACACACCAGTTATCATCTTTATCAATAAGATGGACCGTGAAGGTCGTGACCCATTCGAGGTTTTAGACGAGTTGGAAGAAGAACTCAAGATTAGTGTACGTCCACTCTCATGGCCTATCGGTCAGGGACAGCGCTTCAAAGGTGTATATAATATCTACGAACAGCAGTTGAACCTCTTCACACCGAACAAACAGCGTGTGACAGAGAAGATTGAAGTAGATATCGATTCTAATGATTTGGACGAGCAAGTAGGTGCTGACTTTGCTGAACAGCTACGCAACGACCTTGAGTTAGTCAATGGTGTTTATCCAGACTTTGATGTTGAAGCTTACCGCCGAGCAGAAGTTGCACCAGTATTCTTCGGATCTGCATTGAATAACTTTGGCGTTCAAGAGTTGCTCGATTGTTTCGTTGAAATAGCACCAAGCCCACGTCCAACCAAGGCAGAAGAGCGTATGGTTGAACCAAGTGAACCAAAGTTCACAGGCTTCATTTTCAAGATTACAGCCAATATCGACCCTAACCATCGTAGTTGTATCGCTTTCTGTAAGGTATGCTCTGGTAAGTTCCAGCGTAACCAGCCTTATCTCCACATTCGTAATGGAAAGACGATGCGCTTCTCCTCTCCTACTCAGTTCATGGCACAACGCAAGAGTACTGTAGAAGAGGCTTACCCTGGTGACATCGTTGGTCTGCCTGATAGCGGTGGAGTATTTAAGATTGGTGACACACTAACTGAGGGAGAAAACATCCACTTCCGCGGTCTACCAAGCTTCTCACCAGAACTATTCAAATACATTGAGAACGATGACCCAATGAAGTCTAAGCAGTTCCAAAAGGGTATTGAACAGCTGATGAATGAAGGTGTTGCACAGTCATTTGTAAACCAATTCAACAACCGTCGTATCGTGGGAACCGTTGGACAACTTCAGTTTGAGGTTATCCAGTATCGATTGGAGCATGAGTATAATGCCAAGTGTCGTTGGGAACCTGTACACCTCTATAAAGCTTGTTGGATTGAGGCTGACGACGAGAAAGAGTTAGAAAACTTCAAGAAGCGTAAATATCAGTATATGGCTAAGGATATTGAGGGACGTGACGTCTTCCTCGCTGACTCAGGTTATGTGTTAAGCATGGCACAGCAAGACTTTGAGAATATCCGTTTCCACTTTACAAGTGAATTCTAA
- the rfbD gene encoding dTDP-4-dehydrorhamnose reductase, with translation MNILVTGANGQLGNEIQLVSKQSKDHYIFTDVCEGYTKLDITNLEDIRKMVQDNKIECIINCAAWTNVDKAETAGEIVELLNATAPENLAKAMKEVGGLLVHVSTDYVFGGDPYNTPCKEDMKGTPTGVYGLTKLHGEEKIQATGVNHIILRTAWLYSEFGHNFVKTMMNLTATKPQLKVVFDQCGTPTYAGDLADAIFDIVENRKYERNNGIYHFSNEGVCSWYDFTIKIAELAGNTACDIQPCHSDEFPSPVTRPAYSVLDKTKIKETFGIKIPYWVDSLKKCMKGLQE, from the coding sequence ATGAATATTTTAGTTACTGGAGCTAACGGACAGCTTGGCAATGAGATACAGCTTGTATCTAAACAGAGTAAAGACCACTATATCTTCACTGACGTATGTGAGGGATATACAAAGTTAGACATTACTAATCTCGAAGACATCCGCAAGATGGTACAAGACAATAAGATTGAATGTATCATCAACTGCGCTGCGTGGACCAATGTGGACAAAGCAGAGACAGCGGGTGAGATTGTTGAATTACTCAATGCGACTGCACCAGAGAACCTTGCAAAGGCTATGAAAGAGGTTGGTGGCTTGCTTGTTCATGTCAGCACAGACTATGTCTTCGGTGGCGACCCATATAATACTCCTTGCAAAGAGGATATGAAGGGTACTCCTACTGGCGTTTATGGTTTAACAAAACTGCACGGTGAGGAGAAGATTCAAGCTACTGGTGTGAACCATATTATTCTTCGTACAGCATGGCTTTACAGCGAGTTTGGTCATAACTTCGTTAAGACTATGATGAATCTCACAGCTACTAAGCCACAGCTGAAGGTTGTTTTCGACCAGTGCGGAACACCAACTTATGCGGGCGACTTAGCAGATGCCATCTTCGATATCGTTGAGAACCGCAAGTATGAAAGAAATAATGGCATCTACCACTTCTCTAATGAGGGTGTATGTAGCTGGTATGACTTCACGATTAAGATTGCAGAACTTGCTGGAAACACAGCATGTGACATCCAACCTTGCCACAGCGACGAGTTCCCTTCACCTGTTACACGTCCTGCCTACTCTGTCCTTGATAAGACAAAGATTAAGGAAACCTTTGGCATAAAGATTCCATATTGGGTTGATTCACTGAAGAAGTGCATGAAAGGCTTACAGGAATAA
- a CDS encoding DUF4924 family protein: MFVAKELRKKSIAEYLLYMWQIEDTIRAYGCSLTRIRKEYIDQFQYTEEQKEEEEDWFGDLVRMMNQEGCREGGHLQINKVLMQDLTELHAQLLQSSKFPFYSAEYYRVLPFIVELRGKTKRTADKMARTNDERLKSVAAQLGKSEIETCFDLLYGVMMLRLQKKEITPETTRALNEITTFIGMLSDYYIKDKTEGLNFGEE; this comes from the coding sequence ATGTTTGTAGCTAAGGAATTAAGAAAGAAGAGTATAGCAGAATATCTGCTTTATATGTGGCAGATAGAAGATACTATCCGTGCTTACGGTTGTTCATTGACACGAATCCGTAAAGAATATATCGACCAGTTCCAATACACCGAAGAACAAAAGGAGGAAGAGGAAGACTGGTTTGGCGACCTTGTACGCATGATGAATCAAGAAGGTTGTCGAGAAGGTGGACACCTACAGATTAACAAGGTGCTCATGCAGGACCTTACAGAGCTACACGCACAGTTGCTGCAATCATCAAAGTTTCCGTTCTATTCTGCTGAATATTATCGTGTTTTACCCTTCATTGTTGAGCTAAGAGGTAAGACAAAGCGTACAGCAGACAAGATGGCACGTACAAATGATGAACGCTTAAAGAGTGTTGCTGCGCAGTTAGGAAAGAGTGAGATAGAAACTTGTTTCGACCTTCTTTATGGAGTGATGATGCTTCGTCTACAGAAGAAAGAGATTACCCCCGAGACAACTCGTGCGCTTAACGAGATAACAACCTTCATTGGTATGTTGTCAGACTACTATATTAAGGATAAGACTGAAGGCTTAAACTTCGGCGAAGAATAA
- a CDS encoding LysE family translocator yields the protein MQFPIQLDILDFIFKGLLIGIIASAPMGPVGILCIQRTLNKGRWYGFITGIGAAISDTIYALIVGLGMSFIMGPLENPTYKLIVQITGSVLLLLFGVYCFKSDPMKKAHQSGKEKGSLFHNGVTAFLVTLSNPMIIFLFIASYAQFAFVQPNRPLEMIIGFTCIPAGALLWWYGLSWLIDKIRGKFDVNGILIINKVIGSVVILFSIIMLVGTVFNLYHLPTIDGLME from the coding sequence ATGCAATTTCCTATTCAATTAGATATACTGGATTTTATCTTTAAGGGACTGCTTATTGGAATTATAGCATCAGCTCCCATGGGTCCAGTTGGAATATTATGTATACAACGAACCTTGAACAAGGGACGTTGGTATGGTTTTATAACAGGTATTGGAGCCGCTATCAGCGACACTATTTATGCACTTATCGTAGGGTTAGGTATGAGTTTCATTATGGGACCTTTAGAAAACCCTACATATAAGTTGATAGTACAGATTACAGGAAGTGTATTATTATTACTCTTTGGAGTCTATTGCTTCAAATCTGATCCGATGAAGAAAGCTCATCAGAGTGGTAAGGAGAAGGGGTCTCTCTTCCATAATGGCGTTACAGCCTTCTTGGTAACCCTCTCTAATCCAATGATTATCTTCCTCTTCATTGCAAGTTACGCACAATTCGCTTTCGTACAGCCTAATCGCCCATTAGAGATGATTATCGGTTTTACCTGTATCCCTGCTGGTGCGTTACTTTGGTGGTATGGCTTATCATGGTTGATAGATAAGATTAGAGGAAAGTTTGATGTCAATGGTATTCTTATTATAAATAAGGTTATAGGTTCTGTTGTCATTCTGTTTTCTATCATTATGCTTGTAGGTACAGTATTTAATCTTTATCATCTGCCAACTATTGACGGATTAATGGAATAA
- a CDS encoding ROK family protein, with protein MDVTEQKPVVTGLEKPFVIGLDLGGTNAVFGVVDQRGQVLATNSIKTQAYKTVDDFVEAGVEAIRPLVAKYGGIGQFRAMGIGAPNGNFYRGTIEFAPNLSWGHDGVVPLGDMFSQKLGIPVGLTNDANAAAIGEMQYGVARGMKDFIMITLGTGVGSGIVINGQMVYGSDGFAGELGHVIMVRGEKGRTCGCGRTGCLETYCSATGVARTAREFLQNSKEDSLLREIKPEDITSLDVSIAAGRGDALAKRVYEFTGKILGEACADFATFSSPEAFIFFGGLTKAGDLLMEPIMRSYKEHALEIFKDKPKFLVSSLDDAAAAVLGASAIGWEL; from the coding sequence ATGGACGTAACAGAGCAGAAACCAGTTGTAACTGGATTGGAAAAGCCATTTGTAATTGGCTTGGATTTAGGAGGAACAAACGCAGTATTCGGTGTCGTAGATCAGCGTGGTCAGGTACTTGCCACCAATTCTATTAAGACACAGGCTTATAAGACAGTCGACGATTTTGTAGAAGCAGGTGTAGAGGCAATACGTCCTCTCGTTGCAAAATATGGTGGAATAGGTCAGTTCCGTGCTATGGGTATTGGTGCACCTAATGGTAACTTCTATCGTGGCACGATTGAGTTTGCACCAAACCTCTCATGGGGACACGATGGTGTTGTGCCATTGGGCGATATGTTCTCACAGAAGTTGGGTATTCCTGTTGGTCTTACTAATGATGCGAATGCTGCAGCTATCGGTGAGATGCAGTATGGCGTTGCCCGCGGAATGAAGGATTTTATCATGATTACACTCGGTACAGGTGTCGGCTCTGGTATCGTTATCAATGGTCAGATGGTCTATGGTTCTGATGGCTTTGCTGGAGAATTAGGCCACGTAATCATGGTTCGTGGAGAGAAGGGGCGCACTTGTGGTTGTGGTCGTACAGGTTGTTTGGAAACTTATTGCTCTGCAACTGGCGTTGCTCGTACAGCTCGTGAGTTCTTGCAGAATAGCAAGGAAGACTCTTTGTTGCGTGAGATAAAGCCAGAAGATATCACTTCTTTGGATGTTTCTATTGCTGCTGGTCGTGGCGATGCACTTGCGAAGCGTGTTTACGAGTTCACTGGCAAGATATTAGGTGAGGCTTGCGCTGATTTCGCAACCTTCTCTTCTCCAGAGGCTTTTATCTTCTTTGGTGGTCTAACTAAGGCTGGTGACTTATTGATGGAACCAATCATGCGTTCTTATAAGGAGCATGCTTTGGAAATCTTCAAGGACAAACCAAAGTTCTTGGTAAGTTCGCTTGACGATGCTGCAGCAGCCGTTCTCGGTGCTTCAGCTATTGGTTGGGAATTGTAA
- a CDS encoding L-threonylcarbamoyladenylate synthase — protein MKQEDDIKKAIEVMRKGGIILYPTDTVWGIGCDATNAEAVAKVYALKRRDDSKALICLVDSDNRLQRYVRNVPDVAWQLIEAVEKPTTLILDGAVNLAPNLIAEDGSIGIRITKEPFSHELCYRFQKAIVSTSANVSGEPAAQNYRDISQEILDGVDYVCESRRQEHKPHTPSSIIKLAADGEVKVIRK, from the coding sequence ATGAAACAGGAAGACGACATCAAGAAAGCGATTGAAGTGATGAGAAAGGGTGGTATCATTCTTTACCCAACTGATACTGTGTGGGGTATAGGTTGCGATGCTACCAATGCGGAAGCTGTAGCAAAGGTATATGCCTTGAAACGCAGAGACGATTCGAAGGCTCTTATTTGCTTAGTTGATTCTGATAACCGACTTCAGCGTTATGTACGCAATGTTCCTGATGTTGCTTGGCAGTTGATAGAAGCTGTTGAGAAACCAACAACATTGATTCTTGATGGTGCTGTTAATCTTGCTCCAAATCTGATAGCAGAAGATGGCTCTATAGGTATTCGCATTACAAAGGAGCCCTTCTCACATGAGTTATGCTATCGATTCCAGAAGGCTATTGTAAGTACTTCGGCAAATGTTAGTGGTGAACCTGCTGCGCAGAATTATCGTGATATCTCACAGGAGATTCTTGATGGTGTTGACTATGTTTGTGAGTCAAGACGTCAGGAACACAAACCACATACTCCATCCAGCATTATTAAATTGGCTGCTGATGGCGAAGTAAAAGTTATAAGGAAATAA
- a CDS encoding chloride channel protein — MKVSGSQGIISQLDNWRKNHVSNRELVLVLAFAIGLLASLAAYILHFIIKLIEELVTSGFDVATINWLYLIYPIVGIWLTSLFVKYVVRDNISHGITRVLYAISTKQSRLKAHNTWSSIVASAITIGFGGSVGAEAPIVLTGSAIGSNLGRIFNLDNRTLMLLVGCGATAAVSGIFKAPIAGLVFTLEVLMVDLTMASLLPILIASVTATCFSYFFTGGSSMFHFQMDNIWGLDRVPPTILLGIACGFVSLYFMRLMSWCENGYGKLSSKPYLKLLVGGLVLSPLIFLFPSLYGEGYDSLRLFIEGKTEADWMQIMSGSMFAEKSNFLLLYVGLVVMTKVFATSATNGAGGCGGTFAPSLFIGGFGGFFFARFWNMEQLGVYIPEKNFTLYGMAAVMSAVMHAPLTGIFLIAELTGGYQLFIPLIIVTISSYLTINIFEHHSIYAVRLAKQGKLLTHHTDKSILTLMSMDKIIDHDFTSVGPDMEMGKLIHAISSSRNDYIPVLDESRKLLGEIDINNLRDIIFRTELYHRFHVNQLMSPPAAMLGVNDPMEDVMKTFERTGAQYLPVVNIDSQLVGYISRARLYSMYRQFVADFSAE, encoded by the coding sequence ATGAAAGTGTCAGGTAGTCAGGGGATTATTTCTCAACTTGATAATTGGCGAAAGAATCATGTTTCCAATCGCGAGTTAGTCTTAGTATTAGCGTTTGCTATTGGTCTTCTTGCTTCATTGGCAGCATATATTCTTCACTTTATTATCAAATTGATAGAGGAATTAGTAACCTCTGGTTTCGATGTTGCAACGATTAACTGGCTCTATCTCATCTATCCAATCGTAGGTATTTGGCTGACAAGTCTATTTGTTAAGTATGTTGTACGTGATAATATTTCACATGGTATTACGCGTGTCCTCTATGCTATTTCTACGAAACAATCTCGTTTGAAAGCTCATAATACTTGGTCGTCTATTGTTGCTTCTGCCATTACGATTGGTTTTGGTGGTTCGGTAGGAGCAGAGGCACCTATTGTGTTGACGGGTTCAGCTATTGGTAGTAACCTCGGACGTATCTTTAATTTAGATAATCGCACACTCATGCTTCTTGTGGGTTGTGGTGCAACGGCGGCTGTATCTGGTATTTTCAAGGCTCCAATAGCAGGATTGGTATTTACATTGGAAGTGTTGATGGTCGATTTGACCATGGCTTCTCTTTTGCCGATATTGATTGCATCAGTGACGGCAACGTGTTTCTCTTATTTCTTCACAGGTGGTTCGTCAATGTTTCATTTCCAAATGGATAACATTTGGGGACTTGATCGCGTTCCACCGACAATCTTGTTAGGTATCGCTTGCGGTTTTGTATCACTCTACTTCATGCGCTTAATGTCATGGTGTGAGAATGGTTATGGGAAACTTTCTTCTAAGCCTTATCTGAAACTACTTGTGGGTGGCTTAGTGCTTTCTCCACTTATTTTCCTCTTTCCCTCTCTCTATGGTGAAGGCTATGATAGTTTGAGATTGTTTATAGAAGGAAAGACAGAGGCTGACTGGATGCAAATCATGAGTGGTTCTATGTTTGCTGAAAAGTCAAATTTCTTACTGCTTTATGTGGGCTTAGTTGTAATGACGAAGGTCTTTGCAACCAGTGCAACAAATGGTGCAGGCGGTTGTGGTGGAACCTTTGCGCCTTCTTTGTTCATCGGTGGCTTTGGTGGTTTCTTCTTTGCTCGTTTTTGGAATATGGAGCAACTTGGTGTTTATATTCCAGAGAAGAACTTTACGCTCTATGGTATGGCAGCTGTGATGTCGGCTGTGATGCATGCACCTTTGACGGGTATCTTCCTGATTGCCGAGCTAACAGGCGGTTATCAACTCTTCATCCCATTGATTATCGTGACTATCAGTTCTTATCTTACGATAAATATCTTTGAACATCATAGTATATATGCTGTACGTTTGGCAAAGCAAGGTAAACTCCTCACACACCATACAGACAAGTCTATCCTCACTTTGATGAGTATGGATAAGATTATCGATCATGACTTTACATCTGTCGGACCGGATATGGAGATGGGAAAACTTATTCATGCTATCAGTTCAAGTCGCAATGATTATATTCCTGTGCTCGATGAGTCTCGTAAGTTATTAGGTGAGATTGATATTAACAATCTACGAGATATTATTTTCCGTACAGAACTTTATCACCGTTTCCATGTAAATCAATTGATGTCGCCACCAGCAGCAATGCTCGGTGTCAACGACCCAATGGAGGATGTGATGAAGACTTTTGAACGTACGGGTGCACAGTATTTACCTGTTGTGAATATTGATAGCCAGTTGGTTGGCTATATCTCTCGAGCTCGCCTTTATAGTATGTATCGTCAGTTTGTAGCAGATTTTAGTGCAGAATAA
- the fmt gene encoding methionyl-tRNA formyltransferase: protein MKKENIRIVFMGTPEFAVESLKALVENGYNVVAVVTQPDKPVGRHQEQLQPSPVKLYALEHNLPVLQPVKMKDADFIEELRSYKADMQVVVAFRMLPEIVWSMPRLGTFNVHAALLPQYRGAAPINWAVINGETETGVTTFFLDKDIDTGCIILQKPFAIPDTADVEYVYDGLMVLGAKIAMETIDLIASKLPEDSLDTVDFSAVLDGISAPQVCEDAELHHAPKIFKETCEINWNQSAKKVYDFVRGLSPYPGTWSTLCSIEDNEVKPLIMKVYKTAKSDRASIGTPGTLVVEKTRLYVNTSDNLLELLDIQLTGKKRMDVRSFLNGFKDIEKYLFQTE from the coding sequence ATGAAAAAAGAAAATATACGTATTGTTTTCATGGGTACTCCAGAGTTTGCTGTGGAGTCGTTGAAAGCATTAGTTGAGAATGGATATAATGTTGTAGCTGTAGTCACACAGCCTGATAAACCTGTTGGGCGTCATCAAGAACAGCTGCAGCCATCACCTGTGAAACTCTATGCACTTGAACATAACTTGCCTGTTTTGCAGCCTGTAAAGATGAAGGATGCTGATTTTATAGAAGAATTGCGTTCTTATAAAGCTGATATGCAGGTGGTTGTTGCCTTTCGTATGTTGCCGGAGATAGTTTGGAGTATGCCTCGCTTAGGTACGTTTAATGTACATGCAGCCTTGCTTCCGCAGTACCGTGGTGCTGCTCCTATCAACTGGGCGGTTATCAATGGTGAGACCGAGACAGGTGTGACGACCTTCTTCCTTGATAAAGACATTGATACTGGTTGTATTATCCTTCAAAAGCCGTTTGCTATTCCTGATACAGCTGATGTTGAGTATGTCTATGATGGCTTGATGGTTTTGGGCGCAAAGATTGCCATGGAAACAATTGATCTCATTGCATCTAAATTGCCTGAAGATAGTCTGGATACCGTTGATTTCTCTGCAGTTCTTGATGGCATAAGTGCTCCTCAAGTGTGTGAAGATGCTGAATTACATCATGCACCGAAGATATTTAAGGAGACATGCGAAATCAATTGGAACCAGTCTGCTAAGAAAGTTTATGATTTTGTGCGTGGACTCAGTCCTTATCCTGGCACTTGGAGTACACTCTGTTCTATTGAAGACAATGAGGTAAAGCCTTTGATTATGAAGGTTTATAAGACGGCTAAGTCAGACCGCGCATCTATAGGTACCCCTGGTACGCTCGTCGTAGAAAAGACTCGTCTCTATGTCAATACGTCTGATAACCTCTTGGAGCTTCTCGATATTCAGTTGACAGGTAAGAAACGAATGGATGTTCGCTCATTCTTAAATGGGTTTAAGGATATAGAGAAGTACCTTTTCCAGACAGAATGA
- a CDS encoding acyloxyacyl hydrolase yields the protein MRKLLFILFLLLSAVASAEECDSIAIPKISIEVRYTPAQTLCIDKEPRIWTKAKETHAIAAQVNIIPTENDFARDYNYPTFSVGLRYNLNHGTTMHKDTPWGEAQPVNYTSKLGNFLTLYGTLNRPLYRSEHWQWGYYLGTGVGYTSLKYNQKNNIDNEYIGSHLNIFFTAGLYGQYKVAKEWSIKVGLDFAHHSNGAMARPNKGANYLGPFLGIVYEPEKETTKVAKENTLSKNPFQKYWFTEFTLGIGGKTLLEDWQQTQFETPQGHPDYRKEQFTFYGSYSFHTHLLYRYARRWASGVGFGLFYGDYASRVAQHDKEHGYTGEKHSPWSLSIEGRHEIFYGNMSVRVSLGYYLYRHMGYKSRNGLERPYHEQVGVFYSFPKLKNLTLGFSVNAHATKADLTELQITIPMKL from the coding sequence GTGAGAAAACTCCTTTTCATACTATTTTTACTACTCTCTGCAGTTGCTTCTGCAGAGGAGTGTGATTCTATTGCTATACCTAAAATTAGTATAGAGGTACGTTATACGCCTGCCCAAACTTTATGTATAGACAAGGAACCACGTATCTGGACTAAGGCGAAAGAGACGCATGCCATAGCTGCACAAGTAAATATCATACCAACAGAGAATGATTTTGCACGTGATTATAACTACCCTACCTTCTCTGTTGGTCTGCGCTATAACCTTAACCATGGGACTACTATGCATAAAGATACCCCATGGGGAGAGGCACAGCCAGTAAATTATACCAGTAAATTAGGTAACTTCCTAACCCTATATGGTACGCTTAACCGCCCACTTTATCGTAGTGAACACTGGCAGTGGGGCTATTACTTAGGTACTGGCGTTGGTTATACTTCTCTAAAATATAACCAAAAGAACAATATTGACAACGAATATATTGGTTCACACCTTAATATCTTCTTCACAGCAGGACTGTACGGACAATATAAGGTAGCAAAGGAATGGAGCATAAAGGTTGGATTAGACTTCGCACACCATAGCAATGGGGCTATGGCACGACCCAACAAAGGTGCAAACTATTTAGGTCCATTCCTTGGTATTGTATACGAACCAGAGAAGGAAACAACGAAGGTTGCAAAGGAGAACACACTTTCTAAAAATCCTTTCCAAAAGTATTGGTTTACGGAATTTACCCTTGGAATAGGTGGTAAAACTTTACTTGAGGATTGGCAGCAGACACAATTTGAAACTCCACAAGGACATCCAGACTATCGTAAGGAGCAGTTTACTTTCTACGGATCCTATTCTTTCCATACTCACCTACTCTATCGTTATGCACGTCGCTGGGCATCTGGCGTAGGCTTTGGTCTTTTCTATGGAGATTATGCCAGTAGGGTTGCACAACATGATAAAGAACATGGATACACTGGAGAGAAGCATAGTCCGTGGTCACTGAGCATCGAAGGTCGTCACGAGATCTTTTATGGTAACATGTCTGTTCGTGTCAGCTTAGGCTATTACCTCTACCGACACATGGGTTATAAATCACGCAATGGCTTGGAAAGACCTTATCATGAACAAGTTGGTGTGTTTTATAGTTTCCCTAAGCTGAAGAATCTTACTTTAGGCTTTAGCGTTAATGCACATGCAACGAAGGCAGACCTCACAGAACTACAAATAACAATACCAATGAAGCTATAG